CTACGCCTGAAATAACCTGCCTTCGAGAGCCTCATCTTGACCACACTGATGGCCAAACCGGAAACACCGGTGTGAGGAACTCGACAGCGAAAGACAAAGGGCCGCAGCAAAGGCACAACATAGGTTCATCCCGGCAACGATGAGATCCTAACTGACACCGCTGATCTTCGAACAGAGCGAACACTTAGGGCAGCCCCAAACCGTTGGGTTCCTACATCCTGATAGAAGCTAAGCGGTGTGACGCCGATTTCACAACCGGAGACACCGAACTTGATGAACCACGCCCCGAGTACACAGCGAAAACTGAAGACTCAAACGCGCTCAATAGAGGTCATCCTCGGTGATGCGGATCTCAAAACCGGTGTAAACGAACATAGCTAATGCATCTCAAAGAGATTTCAAAGGATATGCTGTGTATCTGGTTGGTTCTAACTGAGCATCAGCAAGCTCCATCCATTAACCACGATATccaacccctcttaatagtacggtttgCCCTAAACCCAAAGTGACTCACTGAGGCACTAAAAGCTACTATAAAGTCTTCAAGAGGCAAACCATGTCTTCAGTGTCCAACATTTTTAGGGGTCAGACATCCATAGGTTAAACCAACATCCTTTGGGACTATGCACCTGTGTACACTCACTAAACACATTAGTCCGTTAAATCGTTTGTCATTAATCATCAAAATTCACtagggggcactagatgcactatcAAGTGGATAATTGTAAATGGTTAACTACTAATCGTTTTATTTCACTGCAGTTACCTCTTTCCTGTTCCGTTGTGTTGTCTGAACTGGGGAGTGGTTTTTCTTCTGTAGGCTGGCAGAAAAGGGTGCAAAACTGTGGTTGGATTCTTCAAGTGTGAATGCTGCCATAGTCAGTGTATTTAGATCTGGTTGTGACAGATACATGAGAAAAAGAGGAAAGACAGAGAGGCAAATTGGCAAAGAGGCATCTTCAGATGATCCGACCACCAAAAAGCGCGGTGTTCAGAATATGGAGTTAAACGGTCTGTACAAAGCCTCACCAGTCACCCTTGCCAAATCAGTTAAAAATGAGTCAGAAATTAGAGGAATGAAGAACTCGCATCTAAGGTATTGTTTCAGCATACTTACGAATTCAGGGTTTTCCTGTGTTCAAAACTATTCTAAGAAAATATAAAATGTCAATTTCGTAGAACTGATGGTACTGAAACATATGCTGATGTATTCTACTGTAGCAAATGCACAGAAAAGGTTTCATGGATATGGTGGCTTCTTAATAAACGTGTCTTTTGATGTTTCTGACCTATCACAATAATCGCTTTGATAGCTTTTATGTTTGTACTGATGTAGAGGCAGTAGTGTGACCAATACTCACTTCATTTTTTTTTCTCCTCATGTGAACATAAAAAAAGAGAAACTTCACTTACAATATTCAGCACACACCATCTTTTTTCTGTATCAGCGTTTCTGTTAATCCTGGGCCATCTGACCCAAGCATTGCCTGCACTGGTGCGTAATACACTTGCAGAGATGCTGCTGCTTTAGCAGAATTCTGGTGCTGGATAGAGGAGGAAGTTCGTAACAATGTGGCTCTTACAGAAGTGCAAGTTGCAGAAAATCTTCTTGAATTTCGCCGAAAGCAAGATGGTTTTATAGAGACAAGCTTCGACACTATTAGTGGTATATTCCCACATTTTTCCATCAATAGCAAATTGTCATCGGATTACTCGACTaatttgttgagttttatgtgttATGGTGTTTCCTCTCATTTCTGCGCCGTGTCTGGATTCATTGTGTCGAAAGAAGGCTTTGGATGATTATTGTTCATTTGTGCTTATGCCTCGGTTGGTGACAGCATGCTGGGTAGGGTGATGCAATATCTTTTTACTTATGTGGCCTCTTGGCACTGGGATGAGTCCTTTTCCATCAAATTTAATCTACTGTATTTCAGAAAAAAGTTCAACTCCTTTTGTTGTATTAAGGACTACTACTTTGATGATATGCTTCAGTATAAATACTGTTTTTATGTACGTTGTCGCTTTAGTATGATATTCATGTTTGCTATGGTAAGCTTGATTGTCACGCAAAATAGGGATGAAAGGACACATCTAGTTCTTGATGACACCCTTGACTCTTCCATGTCTTCCAGTCTGCAAGTGTGTGATGTCCCCACTATTGAGAGACCAGAATTCTTGATTTTTTTACCCATTAATCATTTTTTTACATGCAGGTTATGGTGCAAATGGTGCTATAATACACTACAGACCAACTCCGGATAGCTGCAGTTCTGTTGGAAGTGACAATCTCTTTTTGTTAGATAGTGGTGCTCAATATGTTGATGGAACGACTGACATTACAAGGACAGTTCATTTTGGTGAGCCATCCCCGAGGCAGAAGGAATGCTTCACAAGGGTTTTGCAGGTGTGTAATTTCTCTTAAGACTACACGTGTCAGCAACAGTGAGCTATTTTATGTATTGTTTTCTGTACTTCAGTAGtagagttttttttttgaggaatgaATAGTAGAGTATGTTCAAATACTTCACTTCTTTGTTCTCAATACCTTATGCAAGTAATGGAATTTGTTGGCACAGGGCCATATAGCTCTAGATCAGGCAGTATTTCCAGAAAGAACTCCAGGTTTTGTGCTAGATGTTCTGGCACGATCATCTCTCTGGAAGATTGGGCTTGATTACAGACATGGTACCTTCTCTGAGCACATAAATCTCTGGCCCTGAATCATCTATATACCAACTATTGGTTTGACTGGTCTTCTAAATGGAATGCATGTAAGTTCTGGAGCATGTTTGTCCCTGGTTCAGGCACAGGTCATGGAGTTGGAGCTGCACTCAACGTCCATGAGGGCCCGCAGAGCATAAGCTATCGATATGGAAACTTGACAGCTTTACAGAAGGGCATGATTGTAAGCAATGAACCTGGttattatgaagacaattcatttgGCATTCGTATCGAGGTTAGTTTTCCTATTTGgtgctcatgtcaatcttcaatatttTATGTGCTGATTGTTCAGTTGAAAGTTAGTACTGCAAGTATTTATTTATACTTTTGAACCTTGCAGAATCTGCTTCTGGTGAAGGAGGTTAATTTAGCCAATTCTTTTGGCGGCATCTCATACCTGGGCTTTGAGAAACTAACTTTTGTTCCGATTCAGGTACCCATGCATTTTATTTATTCCAATTTTTCTGTCGATGAAATTTATAGATAGTGATATGAATACAAATAATAATTCTAATTTGAACAGTCAGTAATCAAGCTGACAATACATCTTTTAAAGATATCACCTTAAAAAGTTCCCCAGTATTATTCCAGTGACTGGTAACCTCAACCAATAGGTCCCCTCAACGATTTTCACCAGGTATTAGTATTAGCTAGTTTAAGTACATACGTATGTATTAATTGAGTAATTAGTAGCTGGCTCAATGGAGGTTCACGCATATATATGTACTTTAAGTACGTGACTTGACTTGAATCACTCCATTGTTGCGCCATGGGTCGTTCCATAAACTGTCGACCACTGCGGCTGCTACCTACCAGTTAGATTTTGTTTGGCTTGCGCCAGAGCTGGCCCTGCCAATCCGGGGAACGCCAAATAATTGGCGGACGTTCTGGCCGCCCCTGTCTGACCAAAAAGATGCCGCAGAGGTGAACTAGCGAAGGTGGAGAGCTGGGCACACCAAAAATTTGGTGTCCGTCCAAACAGCTCTCCAAGGCGCATTCAACATCAATTTTTTGGCTGGGCGCTCCAGGCAATTGACCCAAACAGCCCCCTAGATATAATCAAGGACTAAGTCTCGAGTTATATTAATAAACTGTGGACAGTTAGACAGACataattactactccctctgtccctaaatacaagtctttttggagattccaatatgaactactcctccgttcctaaatataagaccttctAGGGATTCCACTAtaaactacatatggagcaaaatgagtgaatctacactctaaagtatgtctatatacatccgtatgtagttcatagtggaatctctaaaaggtcttatatttaggaatagagggagtacatacggatgtatatagacatattttggaatgcagattcactcattttgcttcgtatgtagtccgcattggaatctgtaaaaagacttatatttaggaatggagggagtagttagtaTCTACTTGTCAGTTGTTGCGTGTTGAAAGAAAAGGGAGGTAACTTTCTCCTGAATTACATGATCGTCTGCATGAGAAGGAAATAGATGCAAAGATCTCCGATGAGTTTTTTCTTTTGACGAAATGCAGTGTGACTGCTTTTCATTGCGATAGGAAGAATAAAGTTTAAAATTTAAAAGAAGGGGATGAGATTAGTGAGTCTGTAAAATACAACATGTCAGCCTAGTCGGGTTCTAAAGGTCATTCGACTAGTGTCATTAGCCTTCGCTTGCCCGCATCCACCCATTCCCTCGCTTCGAGCCGAAGCTTTTGGAAACGGACATGTACTGTGCAAGCAGTGTTTTGGAATACCATCTCATTTCTTTGTTTCCATATGTTCCACCAATACCAATGCAATGATCGAGAGCCAAGTCTGTGTCCATATGAGTAGAGAAGCACTGCCACCAGTGTAGCAAGGATTCATCACGAGAATGCATGAGGGAGTTATTGAGATCAAGCCTGCTGAAGATTAGTCGCCACAGCTCCAATGAGATTCTTGACTTGTTCAATGGGCTTGGTAGTCACAGAGCTACGCTTGAGCTAACAGAAATGTAGCTTTTTATTGTATAAGCAAAACATATATGATTTCATGAAAGTGCAAATGAGATATTGCTATAATTTGATATCAACCCTACATTGTGTTATAGCTCTTACATATATTGCTATATTTGAtatgaatgctatatttatgtctTCATATATCTTTGTTTTATCACTCTTCTTTGATCATTATCTCATTGGCACCCTATGTCCTATTCTTGGCTCAGCCCCTGCCTGAATGTATGGTCTTTGATATGCATCCTGACAATCCAAATTTTCATTACATCTATTGATCATTTTTTAGTTATACCTGCTGGTTTTGTTGGTTATTATTGTCCAGCTTAAGCACATTATTCATGAAATTCTGATTATTTTCTTATTTTGTAACTTCAGAGAAAGCTTATTGACTTACCCTTGCTATCACCTTCGGAGATAAATTGGGTCAATGAATACCATGAACAAGTTTGGGAAAAGGTGAGCTCTAGATACTTGAGACCAGTTTGTTACTAAACCTACTTGACGAAGAGCGGAGTTATTGTGCATGAGAAGGAATACTTGAACTTGCATCATGAAATCTCCTAAAGGACGACAGTTTCATGTTTAACTAACATAATTTCCTACAGTAACCAACCTCATCGTCTTGGAATAATTGCCCCACTAAAGTACGAGTTACGACTATTTGCAGGTTTCCCCTTTCTTGAGTGGCAATTCTCTCAACTGGCTGTTGGTTAACACAAGGCCTCTCTAGACACCAAGCATGTCGCAACATGACAAAAAGCAACCAAAAAGAGCAAGTCACTACTCACTAGGTATTCATTCACTTCTTGGCAGAAAGCAAGGGAAAACGATGGCAACGTCCAAGGCATTGGTTGAAGCTGGTTTATTTATCGGTACCCGGTTAGCTTAGTGCAATGTTCTAAGCGGTGAAGCGATTTGCATACATCTTCATTTGCCATTGGTTATATGATTAGTAACCATGATAGTTCAGTTGCTTTGTTTGGTCTTCCCCCTATAATCAATGCTAGGATTTTGGTAATATATGACAGGTTACATATACTCAAAAGTACATTTTTTACTcatagtatattcacttgtgcgaTGTCATTATTTAGTAAATACTTCATCTGTTCACAAATATGAGATATTCTAACCTTTTCCCTGAATCTGATGTAtgtacacatgtatatacataagtgtgtgttcactcatttcagtccgtatatAGTCCGTATTAAGATATCCAAAACATTTTATATTTCTGAACGAAGGAAGTATGCAAATTGCACAGTTCCGAACATTATGGTTTATCTGGGGTGTCATTGGCGTGGGCCTTTTACCTCTTTGCACGAGGTGGCATACGCACGTACTCTGTTTTTTTCTTCTACTATATCTGGAGCCGTTaataaaataattgaagataaatatCATTGGTCCATAACCATGGTGTGCAAATATTTCAATGGAACGGTAATTCGAGTATGAATATTATAATCCAAACATGAACTTTTCTAATAAAATAGTTCAGATGAATTCAACTTATTTAGACATACTTTTTAGTTTCTCCCTTGAAGTACCCATAAATGCTCAACCAGATCATTCTGAAATTGCTCATGAGTTGCTCAATGGTGAATTTATTGATGCATTTGGATAAAATCCTTAAACGTCGCCGGATTCTGCTATGGAAGTTGGATAGGATTACCCATCTACCCAAAGTTTAGACCGTGGCGAACTTTGTCACCTTCATCTTTCACAATCATATTGTGTATGATCACACAAGCTGTTATCATCTCCCACAATGCTCTGGATCCTATATTTTGCAAATCTCAAACAACTGCAAAAAGGGCTTGGAGCACTCCATATGCTCTCTCCATATCATTTCTAGCTCCTTGCCTTTGGGCAAAGTGAGTTCTTTTTTTCTCACCCGTTGGCTCGGAGATACCATCACAAAGACAATATCTCATGATCGTTGTTGGTATAGTTGCACAGAGGAGCTTATCCTGCACACAACCTTGCAAACAATGGAGACTGTTGCATCATGTTGATGTCATTGTGCGATCCGGATATctcaaagaaagagtgccaaatctaGAGGTCTTGTGATGCAACTGTTTTAAGAATGATGGCATGCTTCTTGCAACGACCTTATATTACCCTTGGAGAGCATATGGGTAATTCTTCCATTTCCAGTGCATGCAGTCGAGGGATCCGGGCGTACCTAGGCACCCTCTTGATTCCGACAATGCCATGGGCCGTACGGTGCCTTTGATAATTGGTCCTCTTGAGTACTCCATTCCAAACACCTTGACCACTGTAGTAGCAAACTTGACTATGACTTCAAGACATGTGGTTTTGAACATCTGGAGGTACCCATTCCACAGATCTACAACaatgccatatgcaagcatcctcaatGCAGCTGTGCATTTTTGTTAACCGGATAATCCAATGTTTTCGACTGcatccttcttcaagatgaagtagtcatcataggtcCGAACACCATTGTAGAGGCGATGGAACACAATTTGGTTCATCCAAAATTGACAGCGGAAAAAGTACTCGAACAACACATCCAAGACAAAGTAGTCGTTCATAAGCATCATATGCCCTCGTGCCCTTTTTTGATTCATCACTTGATGCCGCTTGATTGATcacttgaaattgagaacatgctcctctGCATGTTGGTCATCTTCAATAACCGCATGCGTCATCGTCGTTTCATCCTCATATTCTTCCTCTCTGACGACACTAGAAATCAATGTTTGTTTGCGGAGACCCACTTGTGTCATGCAAAATCATTTTTCGTCTCGAAAAATGCACTAGTGATTGATCGTCACAGAAGTCCTGTCACAAAAATGTGATCTTGACGGCACCACTTTTTTTCGTTGCCTTATCGTACCTTAGGTGACAATTCTTGTTCTGTCACAGAAGTCCAAAACGTCACCTTATACCAGCGGAGTTTTTGACGTAATATAGTTCCAGCGACGATAATACGTCGCTAGCAATCAATGTGTCTGGTTTGATCGATCAATGTTACTGACATATGGGCCTAGTAGATGCTGGCATGGCTACTTACACACAGGTCCAGATGGTGCTGACGCGTATTCTTACATGTGGGTCTAGTAGCTCGTGACGACATTACTTTACGTCACAATTATCATCACATCTTATATATGGCGGCAATTTGTTTTATGTTGCCATTTGcaaaaaaatttgaatttaaatttgaaattcAGTAAAATTGGTTTACCACTAGCGTATTTTGCACTGGTGCAAAGAGGCAGGAGATTTTGAGGATTGATTGGAAAATACCTATTTTTGGGCATAAGATATGCTAATTGGACACACAAAAGCTTTCCATACGAAGAGATGCGCATGTGGGAAGAAACGAAGCCGCTTCTGGTGTTCCAGAAGAGAAGACGGTGCATGGTACGGCCATACCGCTCGTACCATCAGTTGTGCCGCACGCCTCCTTCTCCCCCTAGTTGACTACTGCCATTTCGTGTGATCAAATCTTAGATGTGATGAATAGAGAGGCCCCAAACAATGAAACAAAAGTCAAAAACCTCACCTCCGTAGGGGAATCAACAAAGGGACACCACCGTGTCATAGCCTCAATTATGACGACGACAACAtgaatcatcatcaacaacaacatcctcgacaTCGACTTCTCTATTCATCTCGTTATAATCCAAAACCCTAATGTTGAACACCTCTATGATGTTTTGTGTCTTCATGTCCAAGTAGTTCTCTAGTTCTCGGGGGATATGGAGGAACCCTAGTATTTATATGAACCGAATGCCGATAAAACATTGGATTCATGCTATATGATTGATGCTATGTGAATGTCGAATGCATACCATTCAACGCTTGTGGACTTGAAGGACGTTACTACCACTATGATGTGGGGACTAGAGGTACAACATTGACATAAGAAACCTCTTTCCTTAGCGGATCTTTGGTACAAGAATAACAAGGACCCATATGCTTTATGTCACATCCACGGGGAGACCCTTAATCACCATCTTGCTTCGTCAGCGAGTATTGGAGGGATGGTGGTTGTGTGAGTGATATAGAGCGACAACGACATACAGTTATCTTATTATTGGCTCCGCCCACACAGTATACACATAACATAGGATTAGATATTTGAACCAGAATTGTGCTTTCGCACAATTTAGTAACATAAATACCAGTGGTGGATTCAGACTCTGTCAGAATGCCTTCAACCCTATTGCAGCTTCCATCATTTCCATTACTCTCTTGTTCTTAGTAATTACTTTTCGCACTTTACTTCTTTCTCAGACAC
This DNA window, taken from Triticum aestivum cultivar Chinese Spring chromosome 1D, IWGSC CS RefSeq v2.1, whole genome shotgun sequence, encodes the following:
- the LOC123181101 gene encoding aminopeptidase P2, encoding MAIEAARLSPSLAAAAFLGRRSPPTAPLLRRLCLLLPRRSLLASASTSSSRASSGGDDRVVALSSSELRKRRGSTSSTPTPGEDDKLRSLRRLFARPDIAIDAYIVPSQDAHQSEFIAECFMRRAYLTGFTGSAGTAVVTKNNAAFWTDGRYFLQAEKELSHDWTLMRSGNHGVPTTIEWLNDVLPSGSRVGIDPFLFSSDAAEELKAAISDKNHELILIRDFNLVDEIWGESRPAPPNEPTRVHAIKYAGVDVASKLSFVRSQLDENGCDTVVISMLDEVAWLLNMRGSDVPHSPVFYSYLTVEMSTATLFVDSNKVSEEVLEHLKKAGVKLKSYEAILFDVERLAEKGAKLWLDSSSVNAAIVSVFRSGCDRYMRKRGKTERQIGKEASSDDPTTKKRGVQNMELNGLYKASPVTLAKSVKNESEIRGMKNSHLRDAAALAEFWCWIEEEVRNNVALTEVQVAENLLEFRRKQDGFIETSFDTISGYGANGAIIHYRPTPDSCSSVGSDNLFLLDSGAQYVDGTTDITRTVHFGEPSPRQKECFTRVLQGHIALDQAVFPERTPGFVLDVLARSSLWKIGLDYRHGTGHGVGAALNVHEGPQSISYRYGNLTALQKGMIVSNEPGYYEDNSFGIRIENLLLVKEVNLANSFGGISYLGFEKLTFVPIQRKLIDLPLLSPSEINWVNEYHEQVWEKVSPFLSGNSLNWLLVNTRPL